From a single Nostoc edaphicum CCNP1411 genomic region:
- a CDS encoding NACHT domain-containing protein yields MVKRSLQASITGIQQAKRAFTLKGWTQDNLAAEVNLKTRQPIWRFFSGRPVERHTFIEICLILQLNWREIATNPPAEFLELEEYTQPPVLDVDILVQQVRSQRFDKIQDQCGILQLLDISRPVAIDDIYVDVNILEEIASQQWLEITELQKLDPKEFDRFGLGEIGLNQIPGTQAVETHSKLRVLGKPGVGKTTFLQHLAIQCNQGAFAANHVPIFITLRNFAQEYKITNDFSLLKYIRQEFITSGISDPSVIETLFSAGRVLLLLDGMDEILNQQSNAVLSEIRRFSEKYHKNKLVATCRTASQRLRLRGFTDVEIAPFTSEQIQAFAQKWFVAFSKTNTQDGQAQSAEFIQKLDLAENWQFRQLVVTPLFLHLACWVFHGQEKFPTKRTDFYKQGLDLLLGKWDEAKGIERDNIYRGFLLPQKLKLLSQIAAATFEEGQYFFEQRIVEQYIGDYIQNLTNVPMDADELQIESEAALKAIEAQHGLLAERARGIFSFSYLAFQEYFTARKIVASHNLEAFGQALAGLVSHITDPHWREIFLLTATMLRSADSLVQLMKQQIDALVAQDAYLQEFLAWASQKSRSIPTQTKDATVRAFYLALSRTPHVAPHFALASSLDQGMFLDAALDDLLLECAIDGNQDFAHIHACGDALSIILGIVLDVGLHKSLQQLSDQFPNSRQSQERFQLWLQTNYSAWAEQLKKTIINYRNINHQWQFSTEQQQVLQYYYDANQLLLDCLHSNCEVTAAIRQEIEATLLLPQKELEDREWQ; encoded by the coding sequence ATGGTCAAGCGATCGCTCCAAGCATCAATCACTGGAATTCAACAGGCTAAAAGAGCATTTACTCTCAAGGGGTGGACACAAGACAATCTAGCAGCAGAAGTCAACCTCAAGACTAGACAACCAATTTGGCGGTTTTTCAGTGGTCGTCCGGTTGAGCGTCATACCTTTATTGAAATTTGTTTGATTTTGCAACTGAATTGGCGGGAGATTGCTACCAATCCGCCGGCAGAATTCTTGGAACTAGAAGAATACACCCAACCTCCTGTGCTAGATGTTGATATATTAGTGCAACAGGTGCGATCGCAACGCTTCGACAAAATTCAAGACCAGTGTGGTATTTTGCAGTTATTGGATATCAGCCGTCCTGTTGCGATCGATGACATATATGTAGATGTGAATATTTTGGAGGAAATTGCCAGTCAACAGTGGTTAGAAATCACCGAACTGCAAAAACTTGATCCTAAAGAATTTGACCGTTTTGGCTTAGGTGAAATTGGCTTAAACCAGATACCTGGTACACAGGCAGTTGAAACACACTCCAAGCTCAGGGTGCTAGGCAAACCAGGAGTAGGTAAAACCACCTTTTTGCAACATCTCGCCATTCAGTGTAACCAAGGCGCATTTGCGGCAAATCATGTGCCGATATTTATCACACTGAGAAACTTTGCCCAAGAGTATAAGATTACCAACGACTTCAGCCTATTAAAGTACATCCGCCAGGAGTTTATCACATCCGGAATTTCAGATCCCTCAGTCATCGAAACCTTGTTTAGTGCAGGCAGAGTGTTATTGTTGCTTGATGGCATGGATGAAATTCTTAACCAACAAAGCAATGCTGTCTTAAGCGAAATTCGTAGATTTTCAGAGAAGTATCACAAAAATAAATTGGTAGCCACCTGTCGAACAGCATCTCAAAGACTTAGACTCAGAGGCTTTACCGATGTTGAAATTGCCCCATTTACCTCAGAACAAATCCAAGCCTTCGCTCAAAAATGGTTTGTGGCCTTTAGCAAGACCAACACTCAAGATGGTCAAGCACAGTCCGCTGAGTTTATTCAGAAGCTAGACTTAGCTGAAAACTGGCAATTTCGCCAACTCGTCGTCACACCCCTATTTCTGCATCTTGCCTGCTGGGTGTTTCACGGTCAAGAAAAATTTCCGACTAAGCGGACTGACTTTTATAAGCAAGGTTTAGACCTTCTATTGGGTAAATGGGATGAAGCTAAAGGTATTGAACGAGATAACATTTACCGAGGATTTTTATTACCACAAAAGCTTAAATTATTGAGTCAGATTGCAGCCGCGACATTTGAGGAAGGTCAGTACTTTTTTGAGCAACGCATCGTTGAGCAATATATTGGTGACTATATTCAGAATTTGACCAATGTGCCAATGGATGCAGACGAACTGCAAATAGAAAGCGAAGCAGCGCTGAAGGCAATCGAGGCTCAACATGGGCTATTAGCAGAACGGGCGCGGGGAATTTTTTCTTTCTCCTATCTGGCCTTTCAAGAATACTTCACAGCCAGGAAAATCGTTGCCAGCCATAACCTAGAGGCATTTGGGCAAGCACTCGCAGGTCTGGTCAGTCATATCACCGACCCGCACTGGCGCGAAATCTTCTTATTAACCGCCACCATGCTTCGGAGTGCAGACTCTTTAGTACAGTTGATGAAGCAACAGATTGATGCACTAGTTGCCCAAGACGCTTATTTACAAGAGTTTTTAGCATGGGCTAGCCAAAAATCTCGCAGTATTCCCACCCAAACAAAAGATGCGACAGTTCGAGCATTTTACCTCGCCTTGAGTCGGACTCCTCACGTAGCTCCCCACTTTGCTCTAGCTAGCAGCCTCGACCAAGGCATGTTTCTGGATGCCGCATTAGATGACCTGCTGCTGGAGTGTGCAATTGATGGGAACCAGGATTTTGCCCACATCCACGCCTGTGGAGATGCTCTGTCAATCATTCTAGGCATTGTTCTAGATGTTGGACTCCATAAATCCCTACAACAACTCTCTGACCAATTTCCAAATTCTCGTCAAAGTCAAGAACGGTTTCAGCTATGGTTGCAGACAAACTATTCAGCCTGGGCTGAACAGTTAAAAAAGACGATCATTAATTATCGCAACATTAACCACCAGTGGCAGTTTAGTACTGAACAACAGCAAGTGTTACAATATTACTACGATGCTAATCAGTTACTACTCGATTGCCTGCATAGCAATTGTGAAGTAACCGCCGCTATCAGGCAAGAAATTGAAGCCACCTTATTGTTGCCTCAGAAGGAACTTGAGGATAGGGAATGGCAATAG
- a CDS encoding TniQ family protein: protein MEVENIKPWLFRVQPYQGESLSHFLGRFRQANDLTPTGLGKAAGLGGAIARWEKFRFNPPPSRQQLEALATVVGVEADRLTQMLPPAEVGMKLEPIRLCAACYTESPCHKIEWQLKLKQGCDRHQLSLLSECPNCGARFKLPALWVDGWCQRCFLTFAEMAEFQKAITNE from the coding sequence ATCGAAGTGGAAAATATTAAGCCTTGGCTGTTTAGAGTTCAACCATATCAAGGAGAAAGCCTAAGTCATTTTTTGGGACGCTTTCGACAGGCAAATGATTTAACCCCTACTGGGTTAGGTAAGGCAGCAGGACTTGGGGGTGCGATCGCACGTTGGGAAAAGTTTCGGTTTAATCCTCCCCCTTCTCGACAGCAGTTGGAGGCATTAGCTACTGTAGTGGGAGTTGAGGCAGATAGATTAACGCAGATGTTGCCTCCTGCTGAAGTAGGGATGAAGCTTGAGCCAATAAGGTTATGTGCAGCTTGTTATACTGAGTCGCCTTGTCACAAGATTGAGTGGCAGTTGAAGCTAAAGCAGGGGTGCGATCGCCACCAGTTAAGCTTGCTTTCAGAATGCCCAAACTGTGGGGCAAGGTTTAAGCTTCCAGCATTGTGGGTGGATGGATGGTGTCAACGATGTTTTCTGACATTTGCAGAAATGGCAGAATTTCAGAAGGCTATAACTAATGAATAA
- a CDS encoding M48 family metallopeptidase — MSESLVIDDLYFVLHRSDKRKTVGITIDRGGELILNAPSDCPLEIIEQIAQQKRFWIYTKLAEKELLCQNRFEKEFVNGEGFYYLGRSYRLLLVPPKLATPLRLYQGRFMLRSNEHNHAREHFIHWYTQHAELWLQRRLNLFSARLGVAPSIIKIRDLGFRWGSCGSQGNLYFHWLTILLPPRIIEYIIVHELVHLHESHHNTQFWRYIERVLPDFVLRKQWLAENGSRFVL, encoded by the coding sequence ATGAGTGAGTCTCTGGTAATTGATGACTTATACTTTGTTTTGCACCGCAGTGACAAGCGCAAAACTGTAGGCATTACCATTGACCGGGGTGGAGAATTAATCCTTAACGCTCCCTCTGACTGTCCCCTGGAAATAATTGAGCAAATTGCCCAACAGAAGCGCTTTTGGATTTATACAAAATTAGCAGAAAAAGAATTACTCTGCCAAAATCGGTTTGAGAAAGAGTTTGTCAACGGTGAAGGATTTTATTATCTAGGTCGGAGTTACCGACTGTTGCTAGTACCACCAAAATTAGCAACTCCTCTACGCCTTTACCAAGGTCGATTCATGCTGAGGTCTAACGAACATAACCATGCTAGGGAGCATTTTATTCATTGGTACACACAACACGCTGAACTGTGGTTACAGCGTCGGCTTAACCTGTTCTCTGCCAGACTTGGGGTAGCTCCCAGCATAATAAAAATCCGAGATTTGGGTTTCCGTTGGGGGTCATGTGGTAGTCAAGGAAATCTTTATTTTCACTGGTTAACTATCCTTTTACCACCGCGAATTATTGAATATATTATCGTTCATGAATTAGTGCATTTACATGAATCGCATCACAATACACAATTTTGGAGATATATAGAGCGTGTTCTGCCAGACTTTGTATTACGCAAACAGTGGCTAGCTGAAAATGGAAGTCGTTTCGTATTATAA
- a CDS encoding Mu transposase C-terminal domain-containing protein, which translates to MQDAEFSTTTTKKASSVDVNNDLAEANVIVSKLSDEALLKMEVIQSLLENSDRTTYTQKLKEAAEKLGKSVRTVRRLVDKWEQEGLAGLAQNQRVDKGKHRVDEDWQEFVLKTYKDGNKGSKRMTRQQVFIRVKARADELGVKPPSHMTVYRILQPLIDKIEQAKSIRSPGWRGSRLSVQTRDGKDLQIEHSNQVWQCDHTLVDVLLVDQHGKILSRPWLTTVIDSYSRCIMGINLGYDAPSSQVVALALRHAILPKQYGSEYGLNEQWGTSGLPQHFYTDGGKDFRSNHLQQIGVQLGFVCHLRDRPSEGGSVERPFKTLNTELFSTLQGYTGSNVQERPEEAEKEACLTLRQLEQMLVRYIVDNYNQRLDARMGDQTRFQRWESGLIAAPDLLSERDLDICLMKQTRRQIQRGGYLQFENLMYRGELLAGYAGESVVLRYDPRDITTILIYRIEGDKEVFIARAYAQDLEAEELSLDEAKASSRKVREAGKAVSNRSILAEVREREIFQTQKKTKKERQKVEQAEVKKSKQLIPVEPESSVEAVSIDSEPEPEMPEVFDYEQMREDYGW; encoded by the coding sequence ATGCAAGATGCAGAATTTTCTACAACCACTACGAAAAAAGCAAGCTCTGTAGATGTGAATAACGATCTTGCTGAAGCAAACGTTATTGTTTCTAAACTTTCAGATGAAGCTTTGCTGAAAATGGAGGTGATTCAAAGTCTTTTAGAAAATAGCGATCGCACTACATACACACAAAAACTTAAGGAAGCGGCAGAGAAGCTTGGTAAATCAGTACGTACAGTGCGACGGCTGGTAGATAAATGGGAACAGGAAGGTTTGGCTGGACTGGCGCAAAATCAACGGGTGGATAAAGGGAAGCATCGAGTTGATGAAGACTGGCAAGAGTTTGTATTGAAAACTTATAAGGATGGTAATAAGGGAAGTAAAAGAATGACTCGCCAGCAGGTATTTATTAGAGTGAAGGCGAGAGCAGACGAACTGGGAGTTAAGCCTCCTTCCCACATGACGGTTTACCGGATTTTGCAACCGTTAATAGATAAAATTGAGCAAGCCAAAAGTATTCGTAGTCCGGGTTGGCGTGGTTCGCGGCTATCAGTTCAAACCCGTGATGGAAAAGATTTACAAATAGAACACAGTAACCAAGTTTGGCAGTGCGACCACACCCTTGTTGATGTTTTATTAGTAGACCAGCATGGCAAAATTCTAAGTCGTCCTTGGTTAACAACGGTTATTGATAGCTATTCGCGTTGCATTATGGGGATTAACTTGGGCTACGATGCACCAAGTTCTCAAGTTGTAGCTTTAGCGTTACGTCATGCAATTTTGCCCAAGCAATATGGTTCAGAATATGGGCTTAATGAACAATGGGGTACTTCTGGTTTACCGCAACACTTTTATACAGATGGGGGTAAAGATTTTCGTTCCAATCATTTACAGCAAATTGGGGTGCAGTTAGGATTTGTTTGTCATTTGCGTGATCGTCCATCTGAAGGTGGTAGTGTTGAGCGCCCGTTTAAAACTCTAAATACAGAATTATTCTCAACTTTACAAGGATATACAGGTTCAAACGTTCAAGAGCGACCAGAGGAAGCGGAGAAAGAAGCTTGCTTAACGTTGCGGCAGTTAGAGCAAATGTTGGTGCGTTACATCGTTGATAACTACAACCAGCGACTTGATGCTCGAATGGGCGACCAGACAAGATTTCAACGCTGGGAATCTGGTTTAATTGCAGCACCTGATTTACTTTCCGAGAGGGATTTGGATATTTGCTTAATGAAGCAAACACGGCGACAAATTCAACGCGGGGGATATCTGCAATTTGAAAACTTGATGTATAGAGGTGAACTCTTAGCGGGTTATGCGGGGGAAAGTGTTGTGTTGCGATATGACCCCAGAGATATCACAACGATTTTGATTTATCGCATAGAAGGGGATAAAGAGGTATTTATTGCTCGTGCTTATGCTCAAGATTTGGAGGCGGAGGAACTATCTCTAGATGAGGCAAAAGCTAGCAGCCGTAAAGTGCGCGAAGCGGGTAAAGCTGTGAGTAATCGCTCAATTTTGGCTGAAGTTAGGGAACGCGAAATATTCCAAACTCAAAAGAAAACCAAAAAAGAGCGTCAGAAAGTAGAACAGGCTGAGGTCAAAAAATCTAAACAACTTATACCTGTTGAGCCAGAGTCATCAGTAGAGGCAGTATCTATTGATAGCGAACCTGAGCCAGAGATGCCGGAAGTTTTTGATTACGAACAAATGCGTGAAGATTACGGGTGGTAA
- a CDS encoding CHAT domain-containing protein, with the protein MKQLGRVLLAIGIGLACVVMEPSQLAVWGQTNNSQTQQAQKLLELAIEQANKGQPQKAIATLEQALLLAQQQKDRKLEAVILAWIGFNYRNIGQPKLALDYYNQSLPITKEVGDRTGEASTLSNIGLVYANIGQPKLALDYYNQSLLIRKQVGDRAGEAKTLNNIGTVYADIGQPKLALDYYNQSLPIRKEVGDRAGEAKTLNNIGFVYADIGEPNKALDYFNQSLPITKEVGDRASEATTLSNIGTVYADIGQPNKALDYHNQSLPITKEVGDRAGEATTLNNIGFVYTNIGQPKLALDYYNQSLLITKEVGDRAGEATTLNNIGFVYAYIEQPKLALDYYNQSLLIRKQVGDRAGEATTLNNIGTIYAYIEQPKLALDYYNQSLLIRKQVGDRAGEATTLNNIGFVYADIGKPDKAVEHFKQSLTRILEIRANITKDERIKFLQLQQDTRNALINILIKLHQNKDAYEWANFVTTVDLVDYTRLIDAKVKDPASQKAINEWNQLNQQLQLLRQNLQQQFSEPLSGQMRELEAQVFKKSEEISQRFPEVAEIFETTPTDISRLQANIPTGTTLIHPVVLTDTKNAPNTIALFVLTKNSLTVKQVSVPKQFYKLVKQTYEQLTNRLKYEYLDNLESLYNLLIAPVESEIQATKPQQLGFIASGALRYIPFDTLYDSKNNQFLLEKYPVSYLTRLSTRSFQSPKTNPSPAQKRVLAFGNPSPNGLLALTNAEIEVKKIADTLPGSKFFTGDKATLDSFKILAPQFPLLHLATHGCFQRGGCLKLKLEENVLVFADEKLKIADAARLGLENVDLITLSACQTALQTDNSGEPIIDDNEASITGLAYLFERAGAKAVIGNLWSIDDKATRDIMVEFYQNLNQGKSKTQALREAKLTQIQRHPFFWSSFVLIGDPN; encoded by the coding sequence ATGAAACAGCTAGGTAGAGTTTTGCTGGCAATAGGAATTGGCTTGGCTTGTGTGGTAATGGAGCCAAGCCAATTAGCAGTTTGGGGACAAACTAACAATTCTCAAACTCAACAAGCACAAAAACTGCTGGAGCTTGCAATAGAGCAAGCAAACAAAGGACAACCACAAAAAGCTATTGCTACTCTTGAGCAAGCATTATTGTTGGCACAGCAACAAAAAGATAGAAAACTGGAAGCAGTTATTCTAGCTTGGATTGGCTTCAACTACAGAAACATTGGACAGCCAAAGTTGGCATTGGATTATTACAACCAATCTCTGCCCATTACAAAAGAAGTAGGCGATCGCACTGGCGAAGCTAGTACTCTGTCCAATATCGGTTTAGTCTACGCCAATATTGGACAGCCAAAGTTGGCATTGGATTATTACAATCAATCTCTGCTCATTAGAAAACAAGTAGGCGATCGCGCTGGTGAAGCAAAAACTCTCAACAATATCGGTACTGTATACGCTGATATTGGGCAGCCAAAGTTGGCATTGGATTATTACAACCAATCTCTGCCCATTAGAAAAGAAGTGGGCGATCGCGCTGGTGAAGCAAAAACTCTCAACAATATCGGTTTTGTCTACGCTGATATTGGGGAGCCAAACAAAGCATTGGATTATTTCAACCAATCTCTGCCCATTACAAAAGAAGTGGGCGATCGCGCTAGTGAAGCTACTACTCTGTCCAATATCGGTACTGTATACGCTGATATTGGGCAGCCAAACAAGGCATTGGATTATCACAACCAATCTCTGCCCATTACAAAAGAAGTGGGCGATCGCGCTGGTGAAGCTACTACTCTCAACAATATCGGTTTTGTCTACACCAATATTGGGCAGCCAAAGTTGGCATTGGATTATTACAACCAATCTCTGCTCATTACAAAAGAAGTGGGCGATCGTGCTGGTGAAGCTACTACTCTCAACAATATCGGTTTTGTCTACGCCTATATTGAGCAGCCAAAGTTGGCATTGGATTATTACAACCAATCTCTGCTCATTAGAAAACAAGTGGGCGATCGCGCTGGTGAAGCTACTACTCTCAACAATATCGGTACTATCTACGCCTATATTGAGCAGCCAAAGTTGGCATTGGATTATTACAACCAATCTCTGCTCATTAGAAAACAAGTGGGCGATCGCGCTGGTGAAGCTACTACTCTCAACAATATCGGTTTTGTGTACGCTGATATTGGGAAGCCAGACAAAGCAGTTGAACATTTCAAGCAATCACTAACTCGAATCTTGGAAATACGTGCCAACATCACCAAAGATGAACGGATCAAATTTTTACAGTTACAACAAGACACCCGTAACGCCCTCATTAATATCCTTATCAAATTGCATCAAAATAAAGATGCTTATGAATGGGCTAACTTTGTTACTACTGTTGATTTGGTTGATTACACTCGCCTCATTGATGCCAAAGTCAAAGACCCTGCATCTCAAAAAGCTATTAACGAGTGGAACCAACTCAACCAACAACTGCAATTACTTCGGCAAAACCTACAGCAACAATTTTCTGAACCCCTCTCAGGACAAATGCGCGAACTAGAAGCGCAAGTCTTCAAAAAAAGTGAAGAAATTTCCCAACGCTTTCCAGAAGTTGCAGAAATATTTGAAACCACTCCCACTGATATTAGTCGCCTACAAGCAAATATTCCTACTGGTACAACACTCATCCATCCTGTTGTTTTAACTGATACAAAGAATGCACCCAATACAATTGCCTTATTCGTGTTAACTAAAAACAGCTTGACAGTAAAGCAAGTCTCTGTTCCCAAGCAGTTTTATAAGTTAGTGAAACAAACTTATGAGCAACTGACTAATCGTCTAAAATATGAATATCTAGATAACTTGGAAAGTCTTTATAACCTACTGATTGCTCCAGTAGAATCTGAAATTCAGGCAACTAAGCCTCAACAACTTGGCTTCATTGCCAGCGGAGCTTTACGCTACATCCCCTTTGATACTCTTTATGATAGTAAGAACAATCAATTTTTACTAGAGAAATATCCTGTTAGCTACTTAACTCGTTTATCTACCCGTTCTTTTCAATCTCCCAAAACAAATCCTTCACCTGCTCAAAAACGAGTTCTGGCTTTTGGGAATCCATCTCCTAATGGTTTGCTCGCACTTACAAATGCAGAAATCGAAGTTAAAAAAATCGCTGATACACTCCCAGGAAGTAAATTCTTTACTGGTGACAAAGCAACTCTTGATTCATTTAAAATTTTAGCTCCTCAATTTCCTTTGCTGCATTTGGCAACACACGGCTGTTTTCAACGTGGTGGTTGTCTCAAATTAAAGCTCGAAGAAAATGTTTTAGTGTTTGCGGACGAAAAGCTCAAAATTGCTGATGCTGCTCGACTGGGATTAGAGAATGTTGATTTAATCACCCTTAGTGCTTGTCAGACTGCTCTACAAACTGATAATTCTGGCGAACCTATTATTGATGATAACGAAGCTTCGATTACTGGACTTGCTTATTTATTTGAGAGAGCAGGTGCTAAGGCTGTGATTGGTAATCTTTGGAGTATTGATGACAAAGCTACACGAGATATTATGGTTGAGTTTTACCAAAACCTCAATCAGGGGAAGAGTAAAACACAAGCACTACGCGAAGCTAAACTCACTCAGATTCAAAGGCACCCTTTTTTCTGGTCTTCTTTTGTTCTGATTGGTGACCCTAATTAA
- a CDS encoding TniB family NTP-binding protein yields the protein MTLQEAQAIAQQLGNIPVNSEKLQAEIQRLNRKGYVPLEQVQILHDWLEGKRQSRQSGRVVGESRTGKTMGCDAYRLRNKPSQVAGKPPTVPVAYIQIPQECGAKEFFGVIMEHLKYQVTKGTVAEIRDRTLRVLKGCGVEMLIIDEADRFKPKTFAEVRDIFDRLEIAVILVGTDRLDAVIKRDEQVYNRFRSCHRFGKMSGEDFKRTVDIWEKQILRLPVASNLSSKTMLKTLGEATGGYIGLMDMILRETAIRALKKGLQKIDLETLKEVAAEYK from the coding sequence ATGACTTTACAAGAAGCTCAAGCGATCGCCCAACAATTGGGCAATATTCCCGTTAATAGTGAAAAATTACAGGCGGAGATTCAACGATTAAATCGTAAAGGTTATGTCCCACTTGAACAAGTGCAAATTCTCCATGATTGGTTGGAAGGAAAGCGCCAATCAAGACAATCTGGGCGTGTAGTAGGTGAGTCGAGAACGGGAAAAACAATGGGTTGTGATGCCTATAGGCTTAGGAATAAACCCTCTCAAGTTGCAGGAAAACCCCCAACTGTACCTGTGGCTTATATCCAAATTCCCCAGGAGTGCGGTGCTAAGGAATTCTTTGGGGTAATTATGGAGCATTTGAAATATCAAGTAACTAAAGGAACAGTGGCAGAAATTCGAGATAGAACACTGCGAGTTCTTAAAGGTTGCGGGGTGGAGATGTTGATTATTGATGAAGCTGACCGCTTTAAGCCGAAAACTTTTGCGGAAGTGCGTGATATTTTTGACAGGTTAGAAATAGCAGTGATTTTGGTAGGAACTGATCGCTTAGATGCAGTGATTAAGCGGGATGAGCAGGTTTACAACCGTTTTCGGTCTTGTCACCGTTTTGGAAAGATGTCAGGGGAGGATTTTAAGCGAACGGTGGATATTTGGGAGAAACAAATACTGAGATTGCCAGTTGCTTCCAACCTTTCCAGTAAAACGATGTTGAAGACGTTAGGGGAAGCAACTGGAGGTTATATCGGTTTGATGGATATGATTCTCCGAGAGACTGCAATTCGGGCTTTAAAAAAAGGACTGCAAAAAATTGACTTGGAAACTTTGAAGGAAGTAGCTGCTGAGTACAAGTGA